The stretch of DNA GTCATCCAGGAGTGGGCGGCTGGTACCGGTCAACCGGGACTGGACGGCTGGCGGCGATTCCTGCTTCGCGCCTTTCTGGCTACGGGGATTCCGAGGTGGGGGGAGGTCTCAGCCCGAGGACCGGGTAGTAGCAGACGCCCTTCCACTCGAAGTCGCCCTCGCCACATGGCGGCTTCGAATCTTCAGGCCGCCCCCAACAGCCTCCGTTGATCGCCACCTCGTGCTTCCGACAAGGGGGCCGTGACTGTCCTGGGAACGGCGTCTTCGGTACCTCGACGCCGACTGCCCCCCGTCGGGGTGCGGGGCTCTCCACGTTGGCGCTGACTGAGCGCGCGTCCTTGGCGAGGCCCGAAGTGCCCGCCTCCTCCATACCTCCCTCGGACGGCACCACCGGCTGCCGCCGCGCCGTCCACCACACAGCGAGAGACACGGCAGCAAGAACGCCTACCGCCACGGCGAGCCTCGGCCTCCGGCCATGCGCGGGCTGCCTCGTGCCCGAGGAGTCAGTACGCGCCAGGGCACCCAGCGCTGAGCGTTGGGTGAAGGGCAGATCCGCCTCGGGTCCCGCCGATTCCGCTGCGTGTTCGAGCGCCTGGGCCAACTCCGCAGCGCTGCCCCGGGCCGAAGGTTCCTCCGAGAGCATCTGGCGGATGAGTCCCGCCAGGTCCGGGGACAGCGCAGCCGAAACCTCGGCCGACCCGGACACGGAACCGGTCGTGGGCACGTCATCCACTTCTGCCTCGGGCGCTCCTCCGGGAGGCGGATAACTGCCAGTCACGAGGCGATAGGCTGTCACGCCCAGCGCGTACACGTCATCCGCAGGGCCCGGCTCATAGGAGAGCCCGCGCTGGCGCCAGTAGCGCCACTGAAAGCGCAGCGCCTCGATGCTGCGGTAGGGAGGCGTTCCGGGAGGCAGCACCTCGCGCGTGAGCGTGCGAGCCCCGAGAAAGTCCCCTGCTCCGAAATCCAGGAGCACCGCCCACGCATCCTCGGGCCGTATCCGCACGTTGGCGCCCTTCACATCCCGATGCACGCCGTCCACTCCATGCGTGGCCTTCAGCGCCCGAGCCACCTGGGCCAGCACCCGCATTACCTGCCGCGAGCTGAGGTTGCGCCCTTCGGCCCAATCATACAGCGGCACGCCCTGCACCCACTCCATGACGAGGAAGGGGAAAGAGCCCGCCGGATGGGCCCACAACCCACAGTCCCGTAGGCGTGGCACATGGGGATGATCGCGGAGGCGCGAGAGCAGTTCCACCTCGCGCTCGAAGCGCGGATCCATCGGGTGCAGGGCCAGCTTCAGTGCGCAAGGCGCGGCACCGCCTGCCCCCATAGGCTCGACGCGGTAGACCGCCCCGAAGGCGCCCTTCCCGCACAGTTCCAGCACTCGCCAGGCCCCTACCTCCGTCCCTGATGGGAGGTTGGAGGGTTCCAGCTCGCAAACGGTCCAGCGTGGCGCCATCGGCTCCTCTCGGAGGTGACACCCTGCCTCCGCTCGACCCAGCCTACCTCAGCGGTAGCCAGGCGCGCACCCACCTCGAACATGGGGCAGAGGAGCTATTGATACACCCGCACTTCGCGGGAGGCGGCATGGCGAGCAACTGCTGCTCCCACGTGTAGCTGGTGCCGACCACGCCCATATGGTCCACGAGGAGCTGGGCGGCGCCGGAAAGGGTGGCTGTGCGCGACCAGTCCCGCTGGAGCTCGCGTGCGAAAGGCCACTGGAACGAGCGCCACACCCGCTCAACCGCTCAAGAGCGCCGCACGCGCCGACTCGAATTCTTCGTACAAACAGTCCCTGGGAATCCCCGCCTCCCCCAGGTGACGCGCCGCCGGAGCGTTCACCCACCACACCGTGCGCCCCATGCGCGC from Hyalangium ruber encodes:
- a CDS encoding serine/threonine-protein kinase; the encoded protein is MAPRWTVCELEPSNLPSGTEVGAWRVLELCGKGAFGAVYRVEPMGAGGAAPCALKLALHPMDPRFEREVELLSRLRDHPHVPRLRDCGLWAHPAGSFPFLVMEWVQGVPLYDWAEGRNLSSRQVMRVLAQVARALKATHGVDGVHRDVKGANVRIRPEDAWAVLLDFGAGDFLGARTLTREVLPPGTPPYRSIEALRFQWRYWRQRGLSYEPGPADDVYALGVTAYRLVTGSYPPPGGAPEAEVDDVPTTGSVSGSAEVSAALSPDLAGLIRQMLSEEPSARGSAAELAQALEHAAESAGPEADLPFTQRSALGALARTDSSGTRQPAHGRRPRLAVAVGVLAAVSLAVWWTARRQPVVPSEGGMEEAGTSGLAKDARSVSANVESPAPRRGAVGVEVPKTPFPGQSRPPCRKHEVAINGGCWGRPEDSKPPCGEGDFEWKGVCYYPVLGLRPPPTSESP